The sequence below is a genomic window from Wyeomyia smithii strain HCP4-BCI-WySm-NY-G18 chromosome 1, ASM2978416v1, whole genome shotgun sequence.
actcgccacattcagtcaatctgggtcgatacatgagggtctcgactagcacgggaaaataaactttggacttaagtcgtgtgcaaaaactttttattgaattttttttccgctcatatatatgtatgggaatatgaaagttactatgggaggctctaacatagtaaaacgtaatactcgccacattcagtcaatctgggtcgatacatgagggtctcgactagcacgggaaaataaactttggacttaagtcgtgtgcaaaaactttttattgaattttttttccgctcatatatatgtatgtgaaTATGagtgttactatgggaggctctaacatagtaaaacgtaatactcgccacattcagtcaatctgggtcgatacatgagggtctcgactagcacgggaaaataaactttggacttaagtcgtgtgcaaaaactttttattgaatttttttttccgctcatatatatgtaggggaatatgaatgttactatgggaggctctaacatagtgaaacgtaatactcgccacattcagtcaatctgggtcgatacatgagggtctcgactagcacgggaAAATAAAcattggacttaagtcgtgtgcaaaaactttttattgattttttttatccgctcatatatatgtaggggaatatgaatgttactatgggaggctctaacatagtaaaacgtaatactcgccacattcagtcaatctgggtcgatacatgagggtctcaactagcacggaaaaatacacttttgacttgagtcgtgtgcaaaaattttttattgaattttttttccgctcatatatatgtatgggaatatgagtgttactatgggaggctctaacatagtaaaacgtaatactcgccacattcagtcaatctgggtcgatacatgagggtctcgactagcacgggaaaataaactttggacttaagtcgtgtgcaaaaactttttattgaattttttttccgctcatatatatgtatgggaatatgagtgttactatgggaggctctaacatagtaaaacgtaatactcgccacattcagtcaatctgggtcgatacatgagggtctcgactagcacgggaaaataaactttggacttaagtcgtgtgcaaaaactttttattgaatttttttttccgctcatatatatgtaggggaatatgaatgttactatgggaggctctaacatagtaaaacggaatactcgccacattcagtcaatctgggtcgatacatgagggtctcaactagcacggaaaaatacacttttgacttaagtcgtgtgcaaaaaatttttattgaattttttttccgcttatatatatgtatgggaatatgaatgttactatgggaggctctaacatagtaaaacgtaatactcgccacattcagtcaatctgggtcgatacatgagggtctcgactagcacgggaaaataaactttggacttaagtcgtgtgcaaaaactttttattgaatttttttttccgctcatatatatgtaggggaatatgaatgttactatgggaatctaacatagtaaaacgtaatactcgccacattcagtcaatctgggtcgatacatgagggtctcgactagcacgggaaaataaactttggacttaagtcgtgtgcaaaaactttttattgaattttttttccgctcatatatatgtaggggaatatgaatgttactatgggaggctctaacatagtaaaacgtaatactcgccacattcagtcaatctgggtcgatacatgagggtctcaactagcacggaaaaatacacttttgacttgagtcgtgtgcaaaaattttttattgaattttttttccgctcatatatatgtatgggaatatgaaagttactatgggaggctctaacatagtaaaacgtaatactcgccacattcagtcaatctgggtcgatacatgagggtctcaactagcacggaaaaatacacttttgacttaagtcgtgtgcaaaaaatttttattgaatttttttttccgctcatatatatgtatgggaatatgagtgttactatgggaggctctaacatagtaaaacgtaatactcaccacattcagtcaatctgggtcgatacatgagggtctcgactagcacgggaaaataaactttggacttaagtcgtgtgcaaaaactttttattgaatttttttttccgctcatatatatgtaggggaatatgaatgttactatgggaggctctaacatagtaaaacgtaatactcgccacattcagtcaatctgggtcgatacatgagggtctcgactagcacggaaaaataaactttggacttaagtcgtgtgcaaaaactttttattgaattttttttccgcttatatatatatgtatgggaatatgaatgttactatgggaggctctaacatagtaaaacgtaatactcgccacatttagtcaatctgggtcgatacatgagggtctcaactagcacggaaaaatacaCTTTTGACTTGAGTCGTGTGcagaaattttttattgaatttttttttccgctcatatatatgtatgggaatatgaaagttactatgggaggctctaacatagtaaaacgtaatactcgccacattcagtcaatctgggtcgatacatgagggtctcaactagcacggaaaaatacaCTTTTGACTTGAGTCGTGTGcagaaattttttattgaattttttttccgctcatatatatgtatgggaatatgaatgttactatgggaggctctaacatagtaaaacgtaatactcgccacattcagtcaatctgggtcgatacatgagggtctcaactagcacggaaaaattcacttttgacTAAAGTTGTGggcaaaaaatttttattgaattttttttccgctcatatatatgtaggggaatatgaatgtttctatgggtggctctaacatagtaaaacgtgatactcgccacattcagtcaatctgggtcgatacatgagggtctcgactagcacggaaaaataaactttggacttgagtcgtgtgcaaaaactttttattgaattttttttccgctcatatatatgtatgggaatatgaatgttactatgggaggctttaacatagtaaaacgtaatactcgccacattcagtcaatctgggtcgatacatgagggtctcgactagcacggaaaaataaactttggacttaagtcgtgttcGCGATGTCGTTAATGATTTTTATATTGATAAAAGAAATTATCACCAACATTCAGCCACAAATATTTTTGGTGGTTGCTTTTAAGAATAGATTCACAAATTAGTAAGGTTACGTGAATTCACCCACCAAGCCACTAAAATACTTTGTAGTTTGACATGTAGGTGGCGCTGTTGATAGTTCACCTTTTCGCCGTTAGAGGGCAAAATGAAATTTCAGTGGGTGAATATTTTGGTGGGTAAATTCACGCTACAATAGTATTTACTTTGTTGACAGCTttttataaccaaaacaaaaggaAAGTTGAGCAAAATCAAATTATCAATTTCATCTCTCACTAAACCGATTGTAATTGTAACTAAATTTTGAGTTGAATATTAGTTTATGTTTTAAACTGTTTGATCGGAATCTGTTAAAGAAATGGCCTCTCTGTTTGACCAATATTCTTCAGCTTTGATACGAGAAAATACCAGCAGCGAGACGGATCCGCCCAATCGTCCACCTTCTTCTGGTTATGTTAGTGTTCGTATGAAAAAGGAGATACCGATATTCGCGAAGCAGAAAATGAATTTAAATTTGCCGGCAGGTATTTTGTATCTGTCCGTGCAGAACGATTGGTTAATAATCCTTATGACGAATCTTACTATACTGCGAATGAACATCAAGCAGCCAAACGAGTTTACGGAGGTTCCTATCGATAAGTATGTTGGAGGATTAAAGCCTACCAGTTTATTTTTGGATCCATTGGGAGCGCATCTGTTTATAACTTTTTGTCCGAAATCTCCCGGTTTTACTCCGGAAGTTTTGTATTTGCAACGGAGCAgcttcaagccgaagttcatttcaAAGGTTGTATAATTATTCTATTAGTGGAGAGAAAACATAAAACAAGTTTTGCTTTTAGCTAAAAGATCAAGATATTACTGCTGTAGGATTTAATTATTCCAATAGCTCAGAGCTCACGACGGGACCGATACTATTAGGCACTAGTAAAGGAACTATTTGGGAGGCTGAACTGGGCATTGAAGGCGGAGATAAGTTGATGCAGCAAAACGTCCGGCAGGTCTTTGATGTGGGCACTGGTGGCGATAGCCGACCGATTTCCGGGATCGAATTTCATATGCGACATGAACAGAAAAGCATTCATTGTATCATTCTGGTGCTGACGTTAGACCGAATCTATACATTCCACGAAACCATTCGCGGGGTTGAATCGAAGATGACAACTGGTCTTTTACAGAGAGTTTTCAACTCTTACTTGAACATCCCGGAGCAGTTGAACGATTTCGAACATGTAGTCAGTAAGATGAGCTATTCTAAGCTGCAGTTTAACTACGAGGAAGATTTTCCAAAAAGCTTTGGTTGTTTAACGGAAGACGGCATAAATTATCAAGAGCTTGACCCTAAAATGGACACTCCACAATTTGTTGTGCAAAAAGAATTGATTCCGTATCCAGCACAAGAAGACATCACGCAACCGCAGCAGGAGAATTCGTATAAGGTGGCACCGAAATGCAACACCCCATTGTCTTTTGTTTTGACTGATTTTCATGCAATTCTGTTATACGCCGATCACGTTACGGCAATATCGCTGCTAAACTATCAAATCGTTTACGAGGAGTATTTTGTTGAGCAGTACGGCAAGCTTACTAACGTACTGAAAGATGTGCGATCCAATGTGACCTATGTCTACAGCAATAAAATGATTTTTCGCTATAAGATTAACAATGAACAACGCAATGCTTGGCGCTTGTATGCTGATCGACAGAAGTTCGAATTGGCACTTCAATATTGCAACGATAATCCAGCTCATCGAGATATCGTTCTAGTCAAGCAAGCGCAGTCGTTCTTTGATCTTGGAGATTATCTAGAAGCAGCACGGATATACTCCAATACTCAGTTGAGTTTCGAAGAGGTTTGTTTACGTTTTTTGCAACGCAATCAGAACGACGCCCTGATGCTGTACTTAAAGAATCGGTTAGCCAAGTTGAAACCACAGGAGAAAACGCAGATCACCATGTTAATTGTGTGGATGGTTGAACTTTATTTGATAGAAATCTCTCGCTGTGCTAAAGGTGAAAATGCTGATCGAGAGCGAGTGCTACAGAAGGAATTTGATGCGTTCATGCAGACAGCGATCGTGATTGACTGTATGAAAAAGAATCGATCAGTTATTTACGATTTGATGGCTTCACATGGAGACAACCACAATCTAACCGCTTTAACGACTATTCATCAGGACTACGAAAGTGTCTTGCAGCAGTATGTTAACCAGTCTCGTTTCGACGATGCTTTGGCGGTACTACGCGCTCAGAATCGTTTAGAGTTGGTGTACAAATACGCACCTGTTGTGATGGAAGAGTTGCCTGCTGAGACGATATCGGTCTTAATCGCCTACGGAAAACGATTGGATCCAATTAGGTTGATTCCTTCTTTGCTCTGTTTGGACAGCCCCAAACACATTTCTGAGATTGTAAAATATTTAGAATTCTGTATCCATTCCGCGGGTTGCACCGAACCGGCCATTCATAACTATCTGATTCAATTGTATAGTGATAATTTCCGCGAGAAACTGCTCACATTCCTTGAAACTCAGGGTAAGGAGATCACTATGGTGAGTTATGACGCACACTTCGCTCTACGAATATGTCTGAAGCATCGAATCAAAGATGCTAGTGTGTTTTTACAGTGTCTACTAGAAATGTGGGTCTCGGCTGTTGAATTGGCTCTGACCTTTGATATTCAGCTGGCGAAAAACACTGCTTCACAGGCACGGGATAAATCGCTACGCAAGAAGCTGTGGCTCATAATTGCGGAGAAGGAGATTCGCGGCAAGCATGAAAATGTGCAAGAGGCATTGAAAATCTTGAAGGAATGCGATCTACTTCGGATAGAGGATCTGTTGCCGTACTTTTCggatttccaaaaaattgatcACTTCAAGGAGGCCATCTGCGAATCGCTTAAGGAATATAATATTCGAATACAGGAGCAGCGCAAAGATATGGAGGAGTCGGCGAAATCGGCAGAACGGGTACGATCGGAATTGCAAACTTTCCGCAACCGGTCAGTTACGGTTGGGGCCCAGGAGCAGTGCGCCATCTGTGGTGTTTATCTGTTGCTAAAgcctttttttatatttcactgTGGTCACAAATTTCATGGCGACTGTTTAGAACGACAACTGCTTCCACAATTGAGTGAGTGGATAAGAATTTAGTGTTGCTGTTGATTtttcatattcttttttttcctcAGGCTCGGCAGTGGTTAGCCATTTGATGAACTTGAAGCAGCAGTTGAATGTAGCGCAAAGTCAATCTATCGAAACAGGAAGTCACGGTGGCGACACGATGTCCAGTAAGGAGCATTTGAAGAACCAAATCGAAGAAATTCTTGCATCGGATTGCCTATACTGCGGTGAAGTGATGATTAACACTATTGATCGAGCGTTCATAGAGAACTGGGAAAAGGTTGACAGCGACTGGCAATAAGTTAGAATGGTAAATTTATAAATACACAGGATCCTCAATAAATCATGTTAATAAAACACATGTATTTGGTCCTTACAATTGTCAAATGCATATTCTTTGACAAAAGTTGACATGAAAAATTGATCAAGCGACTTGATTTtactttcgtgattttcacaatttgttCAGCGGGTTACACATATCTCGACGATTGCATATTGGTTACTCATCAATCATCTCGATTCGTTGAAAACACAAGAGACTTTGTTGAGAGTTCGAAATCCTCGGGGTGAATTAACCCATTCATCGCGTGGATGTCGTATAGCACGATGAGCCCCGGTGAAGAAAGTCATGAACCCTTTGGAAGATTGACTTCTTTCTCAACGATGTAAGAATACTAAGTAAAGTAACTCGACTTTATGAAAAAGGAAAGCCCAACATTTCAATTTCCATTTTGATTCACTGTTTATTGACACAGATTCTATCTCTAACTCTTAGTGATAACTAACCAATTTATTCTCCCACACAAAACGTTTTCGCTTTTTTTAGCAGTTTTTTACTAGAGAAATGTTAATTGGAAACAAATCGCTAAACTATCAAGTACCACTCGATTTTTCACTGCTTGTTCTAACGTAAAATCGaataatttttgataacaataattttcaacctgataaaattatatttaataGCAGTGATGGAATATGAAAGTCAATGAACAATGAAAGATCACGTGGTGCGCTCTTCGTATCTTTGATCGTTGTCACGTCCCCTTTCGAGAACATCATCATGAGTGATGTGGTTAGTTTATAAATAAAGTAGTTGTAGAAGATgtttaacaaatatttttaggaaaTAAAAAACAGTAACTACAATAATGCTTCAAAGTGAGCTGCACGTCTTTCGATACATAAGTTTAAGTAGTTAACAGATAGTTATTGCTGAAATCAGTTAATGGTCAGTTCATTAAGATCATATATGAGATCGtttctaaaaatatatataaaaaaaccgTAACAACAGCACTGGAACGTGTTGGAACGATCTTACACTGCGGTGGTGGCCGCTGGCGAAGCTTCGATGTCCGGTGGTGTGCCTATGGCGGACGAAATATCTGATGAAAGCTTTATTCCAAAGCCTGTCATCTCAAATAGTTTCGACAGGTCCGTTATCGGCGCTTTTTTAGCCACCTCGAAAAGTTCTTTCTTTGAGTATTTGCACCGTATTCTACTTGGCCTCTCAACCGGCTTCTTCAATAAAACTTGATTCAAACGTACAATAATCATTGCAAAATCTCCAGTTTTATAACCTGTATAGTGCTCTAAAGTTTTATTCCAGCCCGGCAGATTGTTCATCCGCATCGCTATGAACAGTGCTGCACAGGCCATTTTAGAGTCACTCAGTTGTATGAACCCGTAATACATCAAAGCTGATTCTAGGATGTAGCGTGCTAGGGTTAATACCGGCAAGCTGACTCTACCGGCAAGAGCGTAGCGACGAAGAAAGCGATATGAGATTGGAATGCCCAGTTCGTGTCCGATTGTATTTAAAACCTTTATCTCCATTAGTATCAAGTCGTAGCGTTCGAATGCATCGTCACAGATGTAGTGCAAATCGTTCGACAACAGCGGTCTGTGTTCCTCGTACTTACTAGCAACAAACAGAGCGGTTGCCCCGAGCAATTGCATATATTCTTTTTCGATTATTGCACGCGAAAGATAGATATCGACAATCTTCACCGCTAGATAGAGAGTCTCGTGGTATAACTCGAATTGTTCAATAACATCTACCATCCAATCGACAAGCATCGCTCGTGTCCATTCGAGAATATATGGCTGCTTGGTCATATAATCCGGTATAATAAAATGCTTTTCACGATCTTTCAGATATTCGAAGATTTCGAAAGCATAGTTGGGTACCAGATGCACATGGTTTCTGTATCGTTGGTCAAAATCATAAATTTTTGGTATCTTTTCGATCGGCGATGTCAAATTCTTTTTAGTAGGTATTTCTTTATTAGTACCTTCCGACTGCTCTGGCTTGATCAACAGGTCCACAGCGTTTGCAGTGGTAATTGATAACTTTTCGTTGTCGAAACCCTTGTCGCTTTTCACGATGTTATTTACTAAACCGGATAGCTCGGACTTCAACGTACAATCGGCGTAATTAAGTTTCACATCGGTACTGGCTTCGAATGGATTCGTATCCACATATGTTTGTTGGGTGCTGGTTGCTATCGGGAAAGTTTGTAG
It includes:
- the LOC129717677 gene encoding G2/mitotic-specific cyclin-B2-like isoform X2; translated protein: MVGLDIDEGITSVLEIKATVTTIAANDQNAEKRKTEDSMPKNDVKRLAFGDVTNDALFRQTQNDVHRATLKDSIDSKVALLAATQWIMNSDAIILREPVPHQERDNQLTGKSDAFKPHPNVLQTLPMETSSQQQHVDTNSFEASTNEESNCADCTLKSELSGLEENIVKSDNCSDDRKVSNTTASAVDLLTKPEQSEDTNKEIFTKNDKGVKRLAFGDVTNDAPFHQTQSNVHKATLKDSIESKVGLLAATQRKTNSDAIILREQVPEQKCDNELTTATSTQQTYVDTNPFEASTDVKLNYADCTLKSELSGLVNNIVKSDKGFDNEKLSITTANAVDLLIKPEQSEGTNKEIPTKKNLTSPIEKIPKIYDFDQRYRNHVHLVPNYAFEIFEYLKDREKHFIIPDYMTKQPYILEWTRAMLVDWMVDVIEQFELYHETLYLAVKIVDIYLSRAIIEKEYMQLLGATALFVASKYEEHRPLLSNDLHYICDDAFERYDLILMEIKVLNTIGHELGIPISYRFLRRYALAGRVSLPVLTLARYILESALMYYGFIQLSDSKMACAALFIAMRMNNLPGWNKTLEHYTGYKTGDFAMIIVRLNQVLLKKPVERPSRIRCKYSKKELFEVAKKAPITDLSKLFEMTGFGIKLSSDISSAIGTPPDIEASPAATTAV
- the LOC129717677 gene encoding G2/mitotic-specific cyclin-B3-like isoform X1, which encodes MVGLDIDEGITSVLEIKATVTTIAANDQNAEKRKTEDSMPKNDVKRLAFGDVTNDALFRQTQNDVHRATLKDSIDSKVALLAATQWIMNSDAIILREPVPHQERDNQLTGKSDAFKPHPNVLQTLPMETSSQQQHVDTNSFEASTNEESNCADCTLKSELSGLEENIVKSDNCSDDRKVSNTTASAVDLLTKPEQSEDTNKEIFTKNDKGVKRLAFGDVTNDAPFHQTQSNVHKATLKDSIESKVGLLAATQRKTNSDAIILREQVPEQKCDNELTTGKSDVLQSHPNVLQTFPIATSTQQTYVDTNPFEASTDVKLNYADCTLKSELSGLVNNIVKSDKGFDNEKLSITTANAVDLLIKPEQSEGTNKEIPTKKNLTSPIEKIPKIYDFDQRYRNHVHLVPNYAFEIFEYLKDREKHFIIPDYMTKQPYILEWTRAMLVDWMVDVIEQFELYHETLYLAVKIVDIYLSRAIIEKEYMQLLGATALFVASKYEEHRPLLSNDLHYICDDAFERYDLILMEIKVLNTIGHELGIPISYRFLRRYALAGRVSLPVLTLARYILESALMYYGFIQLSDSKMACAALFIAMRMNNLPGWNKTLEHYTGYKTGDFAMIIVRLNQVLLKKPVERPSRIRCKYSKKELFEVAKKAPITDLSKLFEMTGFGIKLSSDISSAIGTPPDIEASPAATTAV
- the LOC129717676 gene encoding vacuolar protein sorting-associated protein 18 homolog; the encoded protein is MASLFDQYSSALIRENTSSETDPPNRPPSSGYVSVRMKKEIPIFAKQKMNLNLPAGILYLSVQNDWLIILMTNLTILRMNIKQPNEFTEVPIDKYVGGLKPTSLFLDPLGAHLFITFCPKSPGFTPEVLYLQRSSFKPKFISKLKDQDITAVGFNYSNSSELTTGPILLGTSKGTIWEAELGIEGGDKLMQQNVRQVFDVGTGGDSRPISGIEFHMRHEQKSIHCIILVLTLDRIYTFHETIRGVESKMTTGLLQRVFNSYLNIPEQLNDFEHVVSKMSYSKLQFNYEEDFPKSFGCLTEDGINYQELDPKMDTPQFVVQKELIPYPAQEDITQPQQENSYKVAPKCNTPLSFVLTDFHAILLYADHVTAISLLNYQIVYEEYFVEQYGKLTNVLKDVRSNVTYVYSNKMIFRYKINNEQRNAWRLYADRQKFELALQYCNDNPAHRDIVLVKQAQSFFDLGDYLEAARIYSNTQLSFEEVCLRFLQRNQNDALMLYLKNRLAKLKPQEKTQITMLIVWMVELYLIEISRCAKGENADRERVLQKEFDAFMQTAIVIDCMKKNRSVIYDLMASHGDNHNLTALTTIHQDYESVLQQYVNQSRFDDALAVLRAQNRLELVYKYAPVVMEELPAETISVLIAYGKRLDPIRLIPSLLCLDSPKHISEIVKYLEFCIHSAGCTEPAIHNYLIQLYSDNFREKLLTFLETQGKEITMVSYDAHFALRICLKHRIKDASVFLQCLLEMWVSAVELALTFDIQLAKNTASQARDKSLRKKLWLIIAEKEIRGKHENVQEALKILKECDLLRIEDLLPYFSDFQKIDHFKEAICESLKEYNIRIQEQRKDMEESAKSAERVRSELQTFRNRSVTVGAQEQCAICGVYLLLKPFFIFHCGHKFHGDCLERQLLPQLSSAVVSHLMNLKQQLNVAQSQSIETGSHGGDTMSSKEHLKNQIEEILASDCLYCGEVMINTIDRAFIENWEKVDSDWQ